TATCAATAACTGTAATTTCATTTTGTAGAGGATGCTTTGTGAGAAAAAATAGCAGAGCAAGAACCAAGCTAAGTAAGGTCACAACTTTCTTCTGTCTGCGAAAATCATAGAGCAAGCCAAGAGTGATAAGCAGGCCTAGCATCATCCAGATAGATGGCTGACCGAAAATCACTGGTCGAGAAGAAATAGAGGCTGTCCAACGGATTAGCCCTTCCAGCAGTTCAAATAAGACATTGACCTGAGTGATTTTCAAAAGAGGTGATAGGACAAAAATAAAGGTCAGGGCTGGAAGCATAAAAAGATCAAAAACAACTGAGAATAGAAAGGTCAGCAGAATAGACCAAGGCTGAAACTCTGAAAAATAGAAAATCAGAATCGGCAAAATTCCCAGTGAAATGGTCAAACTTTCTGCCAGCACCTTTCTCATAGAAGGTAAATGCTCAAAATCCATGACAGAGATGACAAAAGCATAGGCACAGGAAAGAACGCCACCCGTCGTCAAGAGAAAATTGGGCATGAACATGGCTAAGAGCATGATTGTCAAAGCAAAGTTGTCCAGCTTAGTCACACCAAACTGCGAGAGCAGCTTTTGTACTAAACTCCTCACGACCGATACTGAAAAGCCCGTCAAACCCGCATAGAGGAAGGAAAAGGGCAGCTGTATCCAATCAACGGTCTCTCTTTTCAAACCAGATTTGAGGAGAATTCTGCGAAAACCATCCATGAAATAGCCGACCTGCATGCCCGATAGGGCAAAGAGATGGATAATCCCCAGACTAGAATAAAGTTCATTCATCTCAGCAAAATCTGTGTCCAAATCACCAAACAAAAGTCCAGTCATATAGTGGCTCATGGGGCTAGGAAAATTTTCCTTGATATAAACCAAGGCTTTTCTGCGCCAGACCGACAGCCAGTCCCAAGGATTAAGACTGCTAAAATGCTGACTGGACTTGATTTGATTGATTTTCAAAATCCTGTAAATCCCCTGCGTTTTTAGATAAGCCCGATAGTCAAAGCCTGAAAAATTGCGCTGGTCTTCTGCTAAACTAAGATCTCCATCAATCTCCAAAAGCAGTTGATCGCTCAGCTTTTGAAAAGCGATTTTTCCCTTTTCTGACTGGATTTTATAAAAGGCCTGATAAGTTCGACCATTAGAATGACCGCGAAAAGAAAGCGAGTCGCCATTGACTTTGATTGTATCTGGCTTGATCACAATGGCAGAGATGGTTTTCGGCTCATCTTGAAAGGCTTGATTAGCCATTTCTCTCCGAAATAGGAAAAATCCTGTAAAGAGACTCAAAAGCACCAAAACAAGCAGACTATTTCTAGTCGAATAAAGCCAAAAGAGCCGAACAAGGAGGACTGCTAAACCTAGATAGGCTAGTAGACTACTAGTGTAAATCGCAAAGTAGGTCAGCACCAGCAAAAGACAAAAATAGATGGGTTTGATGGGAAGTTTATTTATCCACTGTGACATAGTCTTTTAACTTTTCTAAGGTTTTTGCACCGATTCCTGAAACATTTTTCAGCTCGTCTACTGACTTAAATTTACCATTTGCTTCTCGATAAGCAATGATGTCTTGCGCCTTCTTTTGACCGATGCCTGAAACTGTCTGAAGTTCAGCTTCGGTCGCCGTATTGAGATTGACCAAGCCAGACTTCCCTTTTGCCTTTTCTCCATTTCCAGCGGGCGTCTGACTAGCTTGCGTCACATCTGCCCCTTCCTCACCGACTTTAGCTACATAGACAACTGCCTCATCTGTTAATTTTTGTGCTTGGTTGATGGATTTTGACTCGGCATCTGGCAATAGGCCACCTGCTTTTTGTAGGGCATCATGCACACGCGCTCCTGCCTGCAACTGATAAACTCCTGGATTTTTGACAGCCCCTTTGACATCAACTGTTACTTCTTTCTCAGATTCCTCTGGATCCATATCTTTTTCTGAATCGATTTTTTCTTGATTCGCACTTCTTTTTTCTGCATTGGTTTCAGATGAAGCTGATGTAACCACTTCCTGAGCCAGTGCGCTGACCTGATTCTGTGGCTGAGCATTGCCCTTCAGCAAGAAAAAGCCAGCCAAGACGACTCCTATCAAAGAAAGTCCAATAAATATCTTGTATTCCTTTAATTTTTCAACTATTTCTTCAAACATATTTTTTTCTCCTTTATCTTTATATTCGTAAAAAATTCAAAAAAATATGACAAACCGAGAGAATTTTCAGCTTGTCATATTTTAAAATCTTTATTTTGCAAGAAGTCGTATAGATAGAAAGGCCATTGACAAAAATAGAAGCTGCAATATCAGTCTGCTTTGCTTATCCTGTATATCCAAGCTTCTATCTTTTGAGATCTGCTATGTAAAAAAGCCAGATTTGCCAAAAGAAAAGCCATGACCAGTGCGCTTAGAATCAGAAGCAGCGACCAAGAAACCGACTGCTGACTCAGATAAAGGACAAAGACTAAGATGAGTATAGGAAAAGTTGTCAAAGCTGTGAAGCCGCCCGGTACCCAGCGACGAAAGCGAAACACTTGCATAATATGGCCCAGCAGATGGAGAGTGTGACAGAAACCAATAGCCAAAGCTAGCTCAGGAATGCGAAATAGAATGGCAAGCAACAAAAGGATAAAAGCCAGTAGAAATTCCTCTGCAATCATCAGAGCAATACTTTCAGCAGAAAGATAACTTCCTCTTCTGGCAATGAACATCTCCTTTTGATAGCCTTGATGGTTTTGATTCTGAGAAATCCAAGGCCGAATCAGGATAATCTCATCAAACTCGTGCAGCATAAACAGTGATAAGGTTACAAAAGATAAAAAAGCAAGAGCCACAGCATCCTCCTTATAAAACATACCTACATTATAACTCACTCACATACAAAAATCAGCTCCCAAGCAAGATTGCTCAGGAAACTGAAGCTGATTAGTTTCTTATTTCCTATGCTTATCTGGATCCCAGACAAAGCTTGCAAGGAAACTAAAAATGAAGGTCAGAATACCAATCAAAGCTGCTGGAATAAAGGCAATTGCTCGTAAAATCCGCCAGAAGATATTTGGTTTTTTACCTGTCTGGTAAGGCGCTACTTCTGCATCCAAGCGGTCAAACTCTGCCTGAATCCGACGAGCCACTTCCTCAACTCCTTCATCGTTCATCTTTTTGATATCAGAAATATCAATTGGATTGCCGAAGTTCATATCCACGCGCTCCCCAGCTGCCAAACCTTTGAGGCTCATGGGACCAGCATAGACAACTGGCATGATCCGAACCTTAGCCATCTTAGCAATCACTGCCACTCCTCCCTTGACATCCGTAGAATGACGGCTGCCGCTCGGGAACATAATAAGGGAACGATTACTCTTTTTCAGCATATTGACAGGGTATTTGATAGCTGACGGGCCAGGATTTTCTCGGTCGATAGGAAAGGCACCACACATGCGAATCCACCAGCCGAACACCCGATTTTCAAAAAGCTGTTTCTTGGCCATGAAAATGAACTGCTTGGGCTTGGTCGCAAAAGCCATGTAAACTGGATCCCACCATGTCCGGTGAGGGGCAACCAAGATATAGTTTTCATCTTGTGAAGGAATCTTCTCTTTATTATGGTAATGGGCATTGCCATTCAAGGTCCACAGGATAAAAATCACTAAACCTCGCAAATAGGTATAAAACATAAACTCTCCTTATTTCAAATTGTGATTGTACTTGAAATTTATTACATCCTTTCCCATTATACCCTATACCCTTATAGTCTGCAATATTTTTCCAAACTTTGGCTGTAACAGCTGATTCTGATAGCCATTTCCATAAAAAAATGGTATCATTAATCTCATGAACAAGAAAGAATTAATCGGTTTAAACCAAATCCAAGTAGATGAAAAGATTTCGCAGGGCTTGACCAACGATTTTACAAGTGACACCAGTACTAGTAACTGGCAAATCGTTAAGCGGAATGTTTTCACCCTTTTTAATGCCCTAAACTTTGTAATCGCTCTGGCCTTGGTCTCTGTCCAAGCCTGGAGTAATCTAGTCTTCTTCGCAGTAATCAGCTTTAACGCCGTC
Above is a window of Streptococcus cristatus ATCC 51100 DNA encoding:
- a CDS encoding DNA internalization-related competence protein ComEC/Rec2; translation: MSQWINKLPIKPIYFCLLLVLTYFAIYTSSLLAYLGLAVLLVRLFWLYSTRNSLLVLVLLSLFTGFFLFRREMANQAFQDEPKTISAIVIKPDTIKVNGDSLSFRGHSNGRTYQAFYKIQSEKGKIAFQKLSDQLLLEIDGDLSLAEDQRNFSGFDYRAYLKTQGIYRILKINQIKSSQHFSSLNPWDWLSVWRRKALVYIKENFPSPMSHYMTGLLFGDLDTDFAEMNELYSSLGIIHLFALSGMQVGYFMDGFRRILLKSGLKRETVDWIQLPFSFLYAGLTGFSVSVVRSLVQKLLSQFGVTKLDNFALTIMLLAMFMPNFLLTTGGVLSCAYAFVISVMDFEHLPSMRKVLAESLTISLGILPILIFYFSEFQPWSILLTFLFSVVFDLFMLPALTFIFVLSPLLKITQVNVLFELLEGLIRWTASISSRPVIFGQPSIWMMLGLLITLGLLYDFRRQKKVVTLLSLVLALLFFLTKHPLQNEITVIDIGQGDSIFLRDWRGKSVLIDVGGRVEIGKKEAWQKRIFSTNAEKTLIPYLKSRGVSRLDVLVLTHTDTDHMGDMLEVAKHFSIKEIYVSKGSLTQSDFVEKLERMQTRVHAVEVGDNFPIFDGALQVLYPEETGDGSNDDSVVLYGQFFGTSFLFTGDLEEKGEATLMRRFPQLKVDVLKAGHHGSKGSSSPEFLHQLQPKIALISAGRNNRYKHPHQETLDRFKNIQTQIFRTDEQGAIRFRGWGSWEIETVK
- a CDS encoding lysophospholipid acyltransferase family protein, with product MFYTYLRGLVIFILWTLNGNAHYHNKEKIPSQDENYILVAPHRTWWDPVYMAFATKPKQFIFMAKKQLFENRVFGWWIRMCGAFPIDRENPGPSAIKYPVNMLKKSNRSLIMFPSGSRHSTDVKGGVAVIAKMAKVRIMPVVYAGPMSLKGLAAGERVDMNFGNPIDISDIKKMNDEGVEEVARRIQAEFDRLDAEVAPYQTGKKPNIFWRILRAIAFIPAALIGILTFIFSFLASFVWDPDKHRK
- a CDS encoding HXXEE domain-containing protein, which encodes MFYKEDAVALAFLSFVTLSLFMLHEFDEIILIRPWISQNQNHQGYQKEMFIARRGSYLSAESIALMIAEEFLLAFILLLLAILFRIPELALAIGFCHTLHLLGHIMQVFRFRRWVPGGFTALTTFPILILVFVLYLSQQSVSWSLLLILSALVMAFLLANLAFLHSRSQKIEAWIYRISKAD
- a CDS encoding helix-hairpin-helix domain-containing protein encodes the protein MFEEIVEKLKEYKIFIGLSLIGVVLAGFFLLKGNAQPQNQVSALAQEVVTSASSETNAEKRSANQEKIDSEKDMDPEESEKEVTVDVKGAVKNPGVYQLQAGARVHDALQKAGGLLPDAESKSINQAQKLTDEAVVYVAKVGEEGADVTQASQTPAGNGEKAKGKSGLVNLNTATEAELQTVSGIGQKKAQDIIAYREANGKFKSVDELKNVSGIGAKTLEKLKDYVTVDK